The Micromonospora sp. Llam0 genome contains a region encoding:
- a CDS encoding DUF3566 domain-containing protein codes for MTETQAKSGGTGSSAAPVDEESAAGGTSTATGRAAVGRASVPGDSPSPKFTRAPGMPPPPDRPADDSAGGTGDSADGSTRAGGTGDSATKFGGIPASSGRSAPPVTSAPPVSSAPPASSGSGFTGGALGATAASGTRPGGLGPTGQFGTIGGTARVGTATPGSRTGLGSPTVRTIGGAGAGAGAGVGAVGAARVGPDGARTARPGVSSAASRGPRRARLNLKRIDPWSVMKFSFAVSLVLFIVVIVATSVLYLALDAMGVFQSVNASLGDLIGTGAGDGPSLRITAQGVIGTAALFGLINVVLYTALATLGAFIYNVCADLVGGIELTLAERD; via the coding sequence ATGACGGAGACCCAGGCGAAGTCGGGGGGAACAGGATCCTCGGCGGCTCCGGTCGACGAGGAATCCGCCGCCGGAGGCACATCAACGGCCACCGGCCGCGCCGCCGTCGGCCGGGCCAGCGTGCCCGGTGATTCGCCGTCGCCGAAGTTCACCCGGGCGCCAGGCATGCCACCCCCGCCCGACAGACCCGCCGACGACTCAGCCGGTGGCACCGGCGACTCCGCCGACGGTTCGACCCGCGCCGGCGGCACCGGCGACAGCGCTACCAAGTTCGGCGGCATCCCCGCCTCTTCCGGAAGGTCGGCCCCGCCTGTGACGTCGGCACCTCCTGTTTCATCCGCACCGCCGGCCAGCTCCGGCAGCGGATTCACCGGTGGGGCGCTCGGCGCCACCGCGGCAAGTGGCACCCGACCGGGTGGGCTCGGGCCAACCGGGCAGTTCGGCACCATCGGCGGCACGGCCCGGGTGGGTACGGCCACCCCCGGCTCGCGGACCGGCCTGGGTTCACCGACCGTACGCACGATCGGTGGTGCCGGTGCCGGTGCCGGTGCCGGTGTTGGCGCGGTCGGCGCGGCGCGTGTCGGCCCGGACGGTGCCCGGACCGCGCGACCCGGGGTCAGCTCGGCTGCCTCGCGAGGGCCGCGTCGAGCTCGACTGAACCTGAAGCGGATCGACCCCTGGTCGGTGATGAAGTTCTCGTTCGCGGTCTCGCTGGTGTTGTTCATCGTGGTGATCGTCGCGACCTCGGTGCTCTACCTGGCGCTCGACGCGATGGGCGTGTTCCAGAGCGTCAACGCCAGCCTCGGTGACCTGATCGGCACCGGTGCCGGGGACGGTCCGAGCCTGCGGATCACCGCCCAGGGCGTGATCGGCACGGCGGCGCTGTTCGGGCTGATCAACGTGGTGCTCTACACCGCGCTGGCGACGCTCGGCGCGTTCATCTACAACGTCTGCGCCGACCTGGTCGGCGGGATCGAACTGACCCTGGCCGAGCGGGACTGA
- the gyrA gene encoding intein-containing DNA gyrase subunit A — MQRSYLDYAMSVIVGRALPDVRDGLKPVHRKILYAMFDSGYRPDRGYVKCSRVVGDVMGQFHPHGDSAIYDALVRMAQPWSLRYPLVDGNGNFGSPGNDPAAAMRYCMSGNVRIRTSDGSVRIEQVVPDAASSSETDVDLKVRDRNGDLVRASKFFHSGEHPTLRLRTREGYELTGTHNHPVLCLVNVAGVPTLLWKLLAEISPADRVVIQRSVPDEIGYPMLEHVEAAVLAGALVSEGWISDKLVEFANVDRSFFTRVIAAFDVAVGGKRWFNEESMPSGRTLYRVRASIKQLASTALGELVGARSAAKFVPEFVWQGPAAVKRAFLQALFEGGGSSSLLLRNTIQISYSTRSDRLAREVQQLLLEFGVISKQCRYDDGEIKVVVTNRRDARIFAAHVGFLGRKQAKLESELAQVPATSRALAGDFVPFVGDFIRAHGATRWTERDWLRRHNVDRIERWERDRSEILARITEREVRDVVEPLVDGRFYYAEVAEVADAGVQPVYSLRVDTDDHSFVTDGFVSHNTECKLDPLAMEMLRDIDEDTVDFQDNYDGRAKEPVILPARIPNLLINGSEGIAVGMATKIPPHNLREIAAAVQWCLENPEVDEATTLEALIEIVKGPDFPTAGLIVGTTPIQDAYRTGRGSIRMRAVVEVEEDKKGRTSLVVTELPYQVNPDNLAERVAELIKEGKIGGIADIRDESSGRTGMRLVLVLKRDAVAKVVLNNLYKHTQLQETFGANMLALVDGVPRTLNLAQFIRFYVEHQIDVIRRRTAYRLRKAEERAHILRGLVKALDMLDEVIALIRRSPTVEDSRQGLMRLLDVDEIQATAILDMQLRRLAALERQKIVDELARIELEITDLKDILAKPERQRRIVSEELGEIVAKWGDERRTKIVPFDGEVSMEDLIAREDVVVTITRTGYAKRTKVDLYRSQRRGGKGVSGATLRQDDIVSHFFIASTHDWMLFFTNKGRVYRAKAYELPEASRTARGQHVANLLAFQPDEHIAQVIRIPNYQVAPYLVLATRNGLVKKTRLEEFDSNRSGGIIGINLRDADELVGAALAGGADDLLLVSKNAQAIRFTATDEALRPMGRATSGVIGMRFTDTDELLAMAVVREGMDLDVLVATNGGYAKRTPIEEYPVQGRGGKGVLTAKITERRGGLVGAVVISPDDELFAITSNGGVIRTPVKPVRRTRDRNTMGVKLMDLPDGVTIVAIARNADEPDEQD, encoded by the coding sequence GTCGTCGGCGACGTGATGGGCCAGTTCCACCCGCACGGCGACTCGGCCATCTACGACGCGCTGGTCCGGATGGCGCAGCCCTGGTCGCTGCGGTACCCGCTGGTCGACGGCAACGGCAACTTCGGCTCCCCGGGCAACGATCCGGCAGCCGCGATGCGTTATTGTATGTCCGGTAATGTCCGAATCCGCACCTCTGATGGCTCGGTCCGGATCGAGCAGGTCGTGCCGGACGCCGCGTCGAGCAGCGAGACCGATGTCGACCTCAAGGTCCGCGACCGCAACGGCGATCTGGTTCGCGCCTCCAAGTTCTTCCACTCCGGCGAGCACCCGACCCTGCGGCTGCGCACCCGCGAGGGGTACGAGCTGACCGGCACCCACAACCACCCGGTGCTCTGCCTGGTGAACGTGGCCGGCGTGCCGACCCTGCTCTGGAAGCTACTCGCCGAGATCTCCCCCGCCGACCGGGTGGTCATCCAGCGCTCGGTGCCTGACGAGATCGGCTACCCGATGCTGGAGCACGTCGAGGCAGCCGTCCTTGCGGGTGCGCTGGTGAGTGAGGGCTGGATTTCCGACAAGTTGGTTGAGTTCGCCAACGTCGATCGCAGCTTCTTCACTCGGGTGATCGCGGCGTTCGATGTCGCTGTCGGGGGTAAGCGCTGGTTCAACGAGGAGTCGATGCCCTCTGGTAGAACGCTGTACCGAGTTCGGGCCAGCATCAAGCAGTTGGCTAGCACCGCTCTGGGCGAGCTGGTCGGTGCGCGAAGCGCCGCCAAGTTCGTACCCGAGTTCGTCTGGCAGGGGCCGGCGGCGGTCAAGCGTGCCTTCCTCCAAGCGCTCTTCGAGGGCGGTGGCTCCTCCTCGCTGCTGCTCCGCAACACCATCCAAATCTCGTACTCCACCCGCAGTGACCGGCTGGCCCGTGAGGTGCAGCAGCTCCTGCTGGAGTTCGGCGTGATCAGCAAACAGTGCCGGTACGACGACGGCGAGATCAAGGTGGTCGTGACCAACCGCCGCGACGCCCGGATCTTCGCCGCCCACGTCGGTTTCCTCGGGCGCAAGCAGGCCAAACTAGAGTCCGAGCTGGCCCAGGTGCCGGCGACCAGCAGGGCCCTCGCCGGCGACTTCGTGCCGTTCGTCGGGGACTTCATCCGGGCGCATGGCGCGACCCGCTGGACGGAGCGTGACTGGCTGCGACGGCACAACGTCGACCGGATCGAACGGTGGGAGCGTGACCGGTCCGAGATTCTCGCCCGGATCACCGAACGCGAGGTGCGCGACGTCGTCGAGCCGCTGGTCGACGGCCGTTTCTACTACGCCGAGGTCGCCGAGGTCGCCGACGCGGGCGTGCAGCCGGTCTACAGCCTCCGGGTGGACACCGACGACCATTCCTTCGTCACCGACGGATTCGTCAGCCACAACACCGAGTGCAAGCTCGACCCGTTGGCGATGGAGATGCTGCGGGACATCGACGAGGACACCGTCGACTTCCAGGACAACTACGACGGTCGAGCCAAGGAACCGGTGATCCTGCCGGCCCGGATCCCCAACCTGTTGATCAACGGCTCCGAGGGCATCGCCGTCGGCATGGCCACCAAGATCCCGCCGCACAACCTGCGGGAGATCGCGGCGGCGGTGCAGTGGTGCCTGGAGAACCCGGAGGTCGACGAGGCCACCACGCTCGAGGCCCTGATCGAGATCGTCAAGGGTCCGGACTTCCCGACCGCCGGTCTGATCGTCGGTACCACCCCGATCCAGGATGCCTACCGCACCGGTCGCGGGTCGATCCGGATGCGGGCCGTGGTCGAGGTCGAGGAGGACAAGAAGGGCCGGACATCGCTGGTCGTCACCGAGCTGCCGTACCAGGTCAACCCGGACAACCTCGCCGAGCGGGTCGCCGAGCTGATCAAGGAAGGCAAGATCGGCGGGATCGCCGACATCCGCGACGAGTCGTCCGGGCGTACCGGCATGCGGCTGGTGCTGGTGCTCAAGCGCGACGCCGTCGCCAAGGTGGTGCTCAACAACCTCTACAAGCACACCCAGCTGCAGGAGACGTTCGGCGCCAACATGCTGGCCCTGGTGGACGGGGTGCCGCGCACGCTGAACCTGGCGCAGTTCATCCGGTTCTACGTCGAGCACCAGATCGACGTGATCCGGCGGCGCACCGCGTACCGGCTGCGCAAGGCCGAGGAGCGGGCGCACATCCTGCGCGGTCTGGTCAAGGCGCTGGACATGCTCGACGAGGTGATCGCCCTGATCCGGCGGTCGCCGACGGTCGAGGACTCCCGGCAGGGCCTGATGCGGCTGCTCGACGTCGACGAGATCCAGGCCACCGCGATCCTGGACATGCAGCTGCGCCGGCTGGCCGCACTCGAACGTCAGAAGATCGTCGACGAGCTCGCCCGGATCGAGCTGGAGATCACCGACCTCAAGGACATCCTGGCCAAGCCCGAGCGGCAGCGGCGGATCGTCTCGGAGGAGCTCGGCGAGATCGTCGCCAAGTGGGGCGACGAGCGGCGGACGAAGATCGTGCCGTTCGACGGCGAGGTCTCGATGGAGGACCTGATCGCCCGCGAGGACGTGGTGGTCACCATCACCCGCACCGGGTACGCCAAGCGGACCAAGGTCGACCTCTACCGCTCGCAGCGCCGGGGCGGCAAGGGCGTCAGCGGTGCGACGCTGCGCCAGGACGACATCGTCAGTCACTTCTTCATCGCGTCCACCCATGACTGGATGCTGTTCTTCACCAACAAGGGCCGGGTCTACCGGGCGAAGGCGTACGAGTTGCCGGAGGCGTCGCGTACCGCCCGTGGCCAGCACGTGGCCAACCTGCTGGCCTTCCAGCCGGACGAACACATCGCCCAGGTCATCCGGATCCCGAACTACCAGGTGGCGCCCTACCTGGTGCTGGCGACCCGCAACGGCCTGGTCAAGAAGACCCGGCTGGAGGAGTTCGACTCCAACCGCTCCGGTGGGATCATCGGCATCAACCTGCGGGACGCCGATGAACTGGTCGGGGCGGCTCTCGCCGGCGGCGCCGACGACCTGCTGCTGGTCTCCAAGAATGCCCAGGCGATCCGGTTCACCGCGACCGACGAGGCGCTGCGTCCGATGGGGCGGGCCACGTCGGGGGTGATCGGGATGCGGTTCACCGACACCGACGAGCTGCTCGCCATGGCGGTCGTCCGGGAGGGGATGGACCTGGATGTTTTGGTCGCCACCAACGGCGGGTACGCGAAACGTACTCCGATCGAGGAGTATCCGGTGCAGGGCCGGGGAGGCAAGGGCGTGCTGACTGCCAAGATCACCGAGCGCCGCGGTGGTCTCGTCGGTGCGGTCGTCATCAGTCCGGACGACGAGCTCTTCGCGATCACCAGCAACGGTGGCGTGATCCGGACTCCGGTGAAGCCTGTACGACGTACCCGGGACCGGAACACAATGGGGGTCAAGCTCATGGACCTCCCAGACGGCGTGACTATCGTGGCCATTGCTCGCAATGCCGACGAGCCTGACGAACAGGACTAG